CTCCCTCTTCCGTAGGTTGCTGGTAGAAAGGAAAAGTTTTCTTctggagagaggagagaaagttTGAGAGAGGGGATTGATAAGATTTCATAAATAAGCCCAATACATTTTAATCTTAAAGGTTAACGGCTAGTGGGGCAACATGGCTTATACTAATGATGGATGCACGAATTCCCGCGGTAAGAAACAAGAGGATCTATGTGGCGTCCCACATCACCTGAGTATAAAGATGGAGATTTGCTTATATGTATTCTTGTACTCGTAATAACAACAACGATTTTTAAAGCTGCGATGATCATGAACTCTACaattaaattaatgtgtttCTGCGAAAGTAGTACCAGTGAAAAGATGTTCAGTGTTGATGCTATGCATATGTGGGCGTTAGGGGGTGTTTTCCACTATTAATTCTCACTAcagaaagaaaatgacaagtGATGAGTCTTTTATGATTTTGGTATTGATATCTATGGTGTTTggattgaaaattgaaaataatacaTTTAAACTGAGCgataaaattgagatttttttgaattgttataCTTGGGTCCTAAATCAGAAATTTCACGTTGAGTTGCACCTGTGaccaaattattaaaataaagagaaatagCATGCATTTGACCGTAAAATATAACGGTGAAGATAGGAAGCATCAGAATTATTACATACCGCAGCTTAGAACTTATTCTGTTaacaatatatatgaaatttccACATCACATTCATGCACATCCCATACTAAAACTCAAGgaccattttcttcaacttcaCAAACTCCCAACTAACAAACTTAATTCAttagattcttcttcttctgtttctaATTTCTTTGGACCATCTCTTGACTAACCAGTAGCTGAAGCGAACCAAGTCCACCAAGACGATTATTCCTATTGTTATCACCGCCTCATGTGAAGTTTTTATACTAGTAGGTCCAATCAAGAAAAGCCCGCAAAGATAACCTGCAGCCATGCATCGCACAGCGATCCCCAACAATGCTTTGAGCGGAAACTCATCAATAACCAAAACAATCACCCCAAGCGATACAAAAAATCCAATAGAGTTGGGAACCATGAACGGAATGAATTCTTCTAAATTGTTTGCAATATTAGCACTTGTAGAATCGTCGCCGCTATAAAAGTCATTGGGGGACTCAGTATGGCTTGGTAGGTTATAGTTGCGATAAGAACAGCCACAACGAGCAAAGCATTTCGAGTTTCTGGTGGTGACTTTTTCACTTCTTTTGCTAATGCTTTCCAAAATCTTAAAGGGTTTAGAAGTGAGGTCTCATGTAATAAGAACTGCCAGATAGTTTGGGGAGGCGGTGCCGCCGTCACCGAGATCTGCCTGTGATGAACATGAGCAGTGTCAATGTGTTCAAGTTCGGACACTCTTAAGGCTCCTGCGCGTAGAAGCAAATCCCTAAGCATGTAATCAGTGGGTTCACCCATCATCATTTGCTGTATGACATCGGACACATCCAAAGCAGTTAAGCCACTCTTGTTGGTCACATTCACATCGACTGCTTTTTGTTGGCTACCATCACCGCCACATAGCAATTTAACGGTCTGTAACAGATAGCATAGATGGTGAAGGCATTGAAGTATATAACAAGGCATGAAttaaattttgggttaaataccttattcgtcattggggtttcacaactttatttttgacCCTTAGTGCTTACTTTTGATCACAGGAGATCCAtgtggtttgcctaaagaccgAAATGGTCCTTCCATCTATCTGTCATTAGTAGACTTAATAGAAATTCACGTCACTGACTTGGGGACCAATTACATTTCGACACTTGTCCTAAttgccaaatcatcaaatatgatTGAATTTACACCATTTACACCATTGCCACTTAATAAAACTAAGGTTTTTAGCTCAATACCGATCCCAATTAAAGGTTTTGTTTTGGTctctgaaaaatatttaaaacgctttcaaaaatcattttaagcACTTTTTGAGATCCAAACCAAGCCCAAAACTGAATCATTCTCTTGTAGCTGAAAATTCAACCTCAATCTTAAACCCACCTCGTAAATTAAATGAAAGGTTCGAAATTTATACGGTTCCAAATGTGTTACTGGATACAGACTGATGCAATCTTTGGTTCATGGCCGGAGGTTGGGGAAGAAGGCAGATTCACCGGAGATTGGGGTTGGGGAAgaatgggtttgggtttgggttttttttttttttttaatcaaaggtttggggtaaaaaaaaattttattacgTGGCAAGGGTGTAAATCCAGtatttgatgatttggcaaTTAGGACACGTGTCGAAATGTAATTGGATTTCCATTAAGTCTACTAACGGAAGATGGATGGAAGGACCATCTCAGGCTTTAGGCAAACTatagggacctcctgtgatcaAAAGTAAAATTGTGAAACTCCAGAAGTggataaggtatttaacccttaaattttatataaagaaatttataatcgaatgaaaaatgaaatttaatagtagaataaaagaaaataaacacaaaggagaagagagagaaacacttAAGAATTGCTTAGTTCAGTCGATAACTTACATCCACATGTTAAAAGCATTTAAGACTACATTGTGCTTTTATTTCTTGATGATGTTTACAATACCAGTTAGCCCTATTTATGGTAgtaaaatctatatatatatatataatgtaatcAAATAACAAAGATTTGATAATCAATCACAATTATGTGGACATAGATTGGAAAAACTTCAATTATCACCCATgatcttttattacttttgcaATTATACTTATTCATACCCCTTAaacttcactacaaaaaaaacaatttttctgGACTggaaatttctgacgttttatgATGTCCGAAACgtaagaaaatttttctgacgtgtcgtttCTAACATGTGTTGATTGTTAGAAGCATAGGTTTCAATTGAAACACTAGGTATCAATTTagtgtttcaattttttcaattttttcaatttttttcaatttcaaccatTCAATagtattttctattaaatcctgtcaaattttctaaaatactccttttaacaaaaaagaaaaaatgtttctAACATTCAGCGTaggtatttttacaaattccgttaaatcctgATCAACTCCTAAAttcttgcaatttttcttttctttttttcctagaaAAGGAGGAGTATTTTGAAAGTCTAGTCCCAAATATATATCAATCCAAATTGGTTAATAAATGGTCAAGAGATGACTAAAAAGGTAAAGAGCCGTACTGGTTTCAGAATGTGTTCCATATAGACATAGtaaaatggtatatatatgtatatatatatccttcaaGAATAGAGAAACTTTTCACACTCGTTATTTGAATGGTAAGAAAGAGGAAAAGTATCTTGAAGTGGTTAATTCGGCCATTAATTACCTGAATCTGCAGCTTCCTAGCAACTGCAAGGTGTAAGACAGTGTTGCCATCTTCATCCCCAGCACTCAGAATTTCCTGCATGTTAATCTGCTTCAGTATATCAAACATGGCTTCAAAGGCCTCAAACTGGTTATACTTCACGGCTACGTGAAGCGCAGTCTCGCCTCTTAGAGTAACTTCTCCGATACAGTCGGGGAAAAAGCCAACTAATTCCCTAATGACTTGAACCCTCCCAGCTACAGCTGCACAATGAAGAGAAGTCCTTCCATCGCTGCTCTTGAGAAGGGCAAGCTCACGCCTGAACTTCAATAGCTCTCTTACTGTTTCCACAAACCCATTTGCGGAGGCTAAGTGTATTGCACTAAACCCGTCCTTGTTCAATCTGGTGGCAAAATCTGGTTTAAGCTTCAGTAGCTCCCTCACAAACTCTGTCTGCCCACTCATGGCTGCAATGTGTAGGACAGTCTCCGGGTACACTGCCACTGAACCTCTCTCAAGTGCGAGGGGGTCTTCTTGAAGTAATTTCTGCAGTTCAATGGCGTTTCCATTAAGTGCTGCCTCCACCAACCTGggatccatttttttttcttttttttttttcttttttttttatggaaattaacAAGAAGCtcactcaggaaaaaaaaaaaaaaaaaaagaaacactgaatgtggaaaagaaaaaagatgttcTCTATGTTATAGcgaaaaaatgctacaaatccGGCATTGACGTGAAACTGAAGGGACCATGGATACCTTACCATGGTAAAGTAATTAACAAGAAGCTTactcagaaaaaaagaaaccctgaatgtggaaaagaaaaaagatgttcTCTATTTTATAGcgaaaaaatgctacaaatccGACATTGACATGAAACTGAAGGGACCATTCATTCCATATCtggatataattaattaatcaaaaggtaaagtaggaaaagagaaaaagaaacaatgatCAAGTGAGGATATGATTCCCGTAAAAAGCAAAATCATGCTGCTGTGTGGCCCTTGGTCGATAAATCAGCAACTAATTATTGATCAAGTAGAGATATACTTAATCCGATGGTCCTTATTGACAACCTTCTCACCGATAAAATGATAATCAACTTCTATATGCTTTGCTTTGTAAGTGCATGAAACACTAGGTTAGATGCCAATTAATGTTATATCTCCAACATTATTGATCACACCAAACAATAGGTGGAGATGATAGAGGACCAGGCAATTCCCCAAAAAAGCATGCGGAACCAACACAACTAGCTATTGCAAGAGCCACAAAAACCACTAATTGGGGAAATTGCCCAAGAAAACACCATAGCCACTAGTAGAACGTACGTGTATCATCCGGATTCCAGCCAATTGTTGGGACATAAGTGGTCAGTGATTTTTTTACTAATAGCACATTAGTTGGAAATTATATTagcccaaaagtttaagctaatgaCCATTATTAGCAACAATTTTACTATCGCcgctaataatatatatatggatgctaattaatgatataaatatatatatatacactacaaaaaaccatTTATTTGCTGACTAACATTTCCTGATgtgtcaggtggtctgacacgttAGGAAATCCTCCTGACGGGTCGCTTCTGACGTGTTTCAGGCGTTACGATTGTGGGtgtcaaaaatgaaaattttttgacgtgttaaatctgacacgtcagaaatttctgacgtgtcattttctaGCACGACAGGAAATTCTGTCAAAAaacaacacgtcagaaaatatgctgacgtgttattttttgacacgtcagaaattcctaacgtgtcaaaaaacgacacgtcagaatttcctgacgtgtcatggtctctaacacgtcaggaatttctaaCGTGTCGttttttgacacgttagaaaaattggttagttttaaaaaaacttttcctTCCCCcccctatatatattttgaatttttttggacTATGCCcgaattttggattacaattaacctaatatacaatttatccatcaatccatgcaaataatatacaattttttcatcaatcacaagtcatatcctatttttccatcaaataacataagtcatatccattaacatcaatcacaaactctccaccaaaactaacttcaagatacaaaatattctatatataccaagtgcgaatggccaaccacaaataacataatatacaccaatttaactatctctgttatcatcaataaaactatcacaaatacaattgcATCAATAAAGTAACTTATATACAAGTGTATATAGCCAACCAGACGTTCAATGTTGATCATTGACATCCATAGCATCCTCTCCATGAtgtccattacctgcaaatgataaaacaaacaatcaccaaacaatataCACCgataaaacaatcaccaaacaatattcactaATTAAACAAATGAAATCCACTAGCTGCAAATGATTGAGCAACGTCACTAtgtaaagtgaaagaaaaatgcccaaatattcacccaactcagTTGTTGATTCTTCCACattaaatgatataacaaaaataggtaaaacgtTAAAGTTAGCAGAAATTCatataaaatgaattaaaaaataataataatcaattttgTTAAGATGTTTGGGTTGTTATGGCAGATTGAAGGaattgggttcatttgttttgaaTTGTGTTGATGAGTGACCAAACAATTGAAGTTTTTGGTAATGTTTGGTGGCAACTTTTCTGGGTATTGGAATACTGTCGGAATAATTAATAGGTGATTTGCTAACGTTTGGACTTTCTACATGCGGGTTGGATATATTGTTGTTGAATTTGTATAGATAATAGATCTAACATTGTATTCACTGCTCAGGGAGAAAGGAAATGCATAAGTGAGAAAGGAAATCAAAGATTTAACCTTTAATTGGTTAGGTGTTGGATTTTGTCTCTTGATTATTTTCAAAGTATCTAATTGGATATTAGTTCACACAGCCATTAAAGGTACTTAATCTTTTGCATTTTGAGTTGGTAATCAAGAGAGAATGCGCGTCATGTTGTAATGAATATTTCACTTGCACA
This window of the Corylus avellana chromosome ca5, CavTom2PMs-1.0 genome carries:
- the LOC132181563 gene encoding ankyrin repeat-containing protein BDA1-like, which produces MDPRLVEAALNGNAIELQKLLQEDPLALERGSVAVYPETVLHIAAMSGQTEFVRELLKLKPDFATRLNKDGFSAIHLASANGFVETVRELLKFRRELALLKSSDGRTSLHCAAVAGRVQVIRELVGFFPDCIGEVTLRGETALHVAVKYNQFEAFEAMFDILKQINMQEILSAGDEDGNTVLHLAVARKLQIQTVKLLCGGDGSQQKAVDVNVTNKSGLTALDVSDVIQQMMMGEPTDYMLRDLLLRAGALRVSELEHIDTAHVHHRQISVTAAPPPQTIWQFLLHETSLLNPLRFWKALAKEVKKSPPETRNALLVVAVLIATITYQAILSPPMTFIAATILQVLILQTI